The Deinococcus roseus genome includes a region encoding these proteins:
- the ltrA gene encoding group II intron reverse transcriptase/maturase, producing the protein MLVIEQTPGPELKWQNINWSATSSTVRRIQERIFRATRNQQWKQVKSLQKLLVRSTSAKLLAIRKVTQENQGKHTAGVDGVVIDSPEAREQLLQEGLSLKDHCPAPVKRVYIPKGKDQTRPLGIPTVKDRVLQTLVKFALEPEWESRFEANSYGFRPGRCTMDAIEAIFKAMSAKGSSKWVLDADIQGFFDHIDHEAILCQTPTFKKILRKWLKAGVMESGQLKDSPEGTPQGGTISPLLANIALHGIEKLFGSETRQGRHVTPTQRSGPNRGISLIRYADDFVVIAPSPEVIQDYILPKIQEFLARRGLQLSEAKTRMVHIQDGFNFLGFEIRRYGKVLLTKPAKEKVNKHVEGIRRYLKDHKQAPVGQVIRDLTPKVRGWANYYQAGTSKETFAKVDHKIWVMLWRWCIRRHRNKSRYWIKYKYFGQGTSWVFQAGDVQLPSYSSVPIIRHLKVKGKASPFNPEEKKYWRDRKVRTVEKQLHQKSLICLFKKQKGLCGFCHLPLGVGEMDNHHRVAKEQGGSDLSENRSLVHRWCHHAYHQRVGYRVKKA; encoded by the coding sequence ATGCTTGTCATTGAACAGACCCCAGGACCTGAATTGAAATGGCAGAACATCAACTGGTCTGCCACTTCAAGCACGGTAAGGCGCATCCAGGAAAGGATCTTCCGGGCAACTCGAAACCAGCAGTGGAAACAGGTCAAAAGCCTGCAAAAACTGCTGGTGCGTTCCACATCCGCAAAACTCCTGGCCATCCGTAAGGTGACCCAGGAAAACCAGGGTAAGCACACCGCAGGGGTGGATGGGGTGGTCATTGACTCCCCGGAAGCCCGAGAGCAACTGCTGCAAGAGGGGCTAAGCCTGAAAGATCACTGTCCTGCACCGGTTAAACGGGTCTACATTCCCAAAGGAAAGGACCAAACCCGACCTCTGGGAATCCCCACCGTCAAAGACCGGGTGCTGCAAACCCTCGTGAAATTCGCACTGGAGCCCGAGTGGGAAAGCCGTTTTGAAGCCAACTCTTACGGATTTAGACCAGGACGATGCACGATGGATGCCATTGAAGCCATCTTTAAAGCCATGAGTGCGAAAGGAAGCAGTAAGTGGGTGCTGGACGCAGATATCCAGGGTTTCTTTGATCACATTGATCATGAAGCCATCCTGTGTCAGACACCCACTTTCAAGAAAATCCTACGCAAATGGCTCAAAGCGGGGGTCATGGAATCCGGGCAGCTCAAGGACAGTCCAGAAGGCACTCCACAGGGTGGGACCATCAGTCCACTGCTAGCGAACATTGCCCTGCACGGCATCGAGAAACTGTTTGGCTCAGAAACCCGTCAAGGTCGACATGTGACACCTACGCAGCGTTCTGGGCCGAACAGGGGGATCAGCCTGATCAGGTATGCCGATGATTTTGTGGTGATTGCCCCTTCCCCAGAGGTCATCCAGGACTATATTTTGCCCAAAATCCAGGAATTTCTAGCCAGGCGAGGATTACAGCTCAGTGAAGCCAAGACCCGGATGGTTCACATCCAGGACGGCTTCAACTTTCTGGGCTTTGAGATTCGCAGGTATGGAAAGGTGCTGCTCACCAAACCAGCAAAGGAAAAGGTGAACAAGCACGTGGAAGGGATCAGAAGATACCTGAAAGACCATAAGCAAGCACCTGTAGGTCAGGTCATTCGTGACCTGACTCCAAAGGTACGGGGATGGGCAAATTACTATCAAGCTGGAACATCCAAGGAAACCTTCGCTAAAGTAGACCATAAAATCTGGGTGATGTTGTGGAGGTGGTGCATTCGCAGACACCGCAACAAGTCCAGGTACTGGATCAAGTACAAATACTTTGGGCAGGGTACATCATGGGTGTTTCAGGCAGGAGATGTTCAACTTCCAAGTTACAGCAGTGTTCCCATCATTCGACACCTCAAAGTGAAGGGAAAGGCCAGTCCTTTTAATCCTGAGGAAAAGAAGTACTGGAGGGACCGAAAAGTTCGCACTGTAGAAAAACAGCTCCATCAGAAAAGCCTGATCTGCCTGTTCAAAAAGCAAAAGGGCCTGTGTGGGTTTTGTCACTTGCCTCTGGGTGTAGGGGAAATGGACAATCACCACCGGGTCGCCAAAGAGCAAGGGGGATCAGACCTTTCAGAAAATCGCAGTCTGGTGCATCGCTGGTGCCACCATGCTTACCATCAACGGGTGGGATATCGGGTCAAGAAGGCTTGA